A stretch of Chromatiales bacterium 21-64-14 DNA encodes these proteins:
- a CDS encoding F0F1 ATP synthase subunit A (Produces ATP from ADP in the presence of a proton gradient across the membrane. Subunit A is part of the membrane proton channel F0): MTAAEPATANPVEYIQHHLVNWQVGHGFWSVNLDSLVVGWVLAGVIMLVSWRVGRNLDPDRPTGMQNVLEYLMEFVDGMVQEAFASRNPFVAPLAFTVFIWVFLMNSLDLVPVDLFPKIASWFGVGHFKLVPTTDPHTTFALSLSVFALVIFYNIKIKGPVGYLKTFLFHPFGKWLIPVNILMTAVEEIAKPLSLALRLFGNMFTGELVFLLIALMPIYVIPVLGGVWGIFEMLVITLQAFIFMVLTIMYLSIAHEEAH, encoded by the coding sequence GTGACGGCGGCTGAACCGGCGACAGCGAATCCGGTCGAGTACATCCAGCACCATCTGGTCAACTGGCAGGTTGGGCACGGCTTCTGGAGCGTGAACCTGGACAGCTTGGTCGTAGGCTGGGTACTCGCCGGCGTGATCATGTTGGTCAGTTGGCGGGTGGGCCGCAACCTGGACCCGGACCGCCCGACCGGCATGCAGAACGTGCTGGAGTATCTGATGGAGTTCGTGGACGGGATGGTGCAGGAGGCATTCGCGTCCCGTAACCCCTTCGTCGCGCCATTGGCCTTCACGGTATTCATCTGGGTGTTTCTCATGAATTCCCTGGACTTGGTTCCCGTGGATCTGTTTCCCAAGATTGCCTCCTGGTTCGGCGTCGGACACTTCAAGCTGGTCCCCACCACGGACCCCCACACAACCTTTGCCCTGTCGCTGAGCGTTTTCGCGCTGGTGATCTTCTACAACATCAAGATCAAGGGTCCTGTGGGTTACCTCAAGACCTTTTTGTTCCACCCGTTCGGAAAGTGGCTGATCCCGGTCAATATCTTGATGACGGCGGTGGAAGAAATCGCCAAGCCACTAAGCTTGGCGCTGCGGCTGTTCGGCAACATGTTTACCGGCGAGTTGGTGTTCCTGCTCATCGCCCTGATGCCTATCTACGTGATACCGGTGCTGGGGGGGGTATGGGGCATTTTCGAGATGCTGGTAATCACCTTGCAGGCGTTTATCTTTATGGTGCTCACGATCATGTATCTGAGCATTGCCCACGAGGAGGCGCACTAG
- a CDS encoding chromosome partitioning protein ParB, which produces MVAKKRGLGRGLEALLGSAATAVPPPVPAAVARGEGLRTLPVGVIRRGRSQPRSEFPIAGLEELAESIRAQGVVQPIVVRGSDADGYEIIAGERRWRAAQMAGLQHIPALVRDVSDQAALAMALIENIQREDLSPLDEARAIQRLAEDHGLTHQQVAESIGRSRTAVTNLLRLLDLEAEVAGLLRDGRLEMGHARALLSLDGRRQIQVAREVVAKGLSVRETERLVRRLQAAPPSGPAGAPPRTDPDIQRLEERLSGQLGARVKLDHRAGGKGRLVVQYNSLDELDGILAHIK; this is translated from the coding sequence ATGGTGGCTAAGAAGCGGGGCCTCGGCAGGGGTCTGGAGGCGTTGCTGGGTTCGGCGGCTACGGCTGTGCCACCGCCGGTGCCAGCGGCGGTGGCGCGTGGCGAGGGATTGCGGACGTTGCCGGTGGGCGTGATCCGCCGTGGCCGGTCCCAGCCGCGCAGCGAGTTCCCCATCGCGGGGTTGGAGGAGCTCGCCGAGTCGATCCGTGCCCAGGGGGTGGTCCAGCCGATCGTGGTACGGGGCAGCGACGCCGACGGCTACGAGATCATCGCGGGGGAACGGCGCTGGCGGGCGGCGCAAATGGCCGGACTGCAACACATCCCCGCCCTGGTACGGGACGTGTCGGATCAAGCCGCCCTGGCCATGGCACTCATCGAAAATATCCAGCGGGAGGACCTGAGCCCACTGGACGAGGCACGTGCGATCCAGCGTCTGGCTGAGGACCACGGGCTCACCCACCAGCAGGTGGCGGAGTCCATCGGGCGTTCCCGGACGGCGGTCACCAACCTGCTGCGGCTTTTGGACCTGGAGGCGGAAGTGGCCGGGTTGCTCCGGGACGGGCGTTTGGAGATGGGCCACGCCCGGGCGCTGCTCTCCCTGGACGGCCGCCGGCAGATCCAGGTGGCGCGCGAAGTGGTGGCCAAGGGCCTGTCGGTGCGTGAGACGGAGCGCTTGGTCCGCCGTCTGCAGGCCGCACCGCCGTCGGGACCGGCCGGCGCGCCGCCGCGTACCGACCCGGACATCCAGCGCTTGGAGGAACGCCTGTCCGGGCAACTCGGCGCTCGGGTCAAGCTGGATCACCGTGCCGGCGGTAAAGGACGGCTGGTGGTCCAATACAACAGCCTGGACGAGTTGGACGGTATCCTGGCCCACATCAAGTAA
- a CDS encoding F0F1 ATP synthase subunit B — protein MNVTSTLIGQMITFAVLVWFVMRFLWKPLSHMMEERSKRIADGLAAAERGLRDLELAQQRVAETLREAKTGAAEVITQAQRRAAEIVDEAKTDAREEGQRILTTARSEIDQEVARAKEELRRQVAGLAVIGAERILKREIDAKVHNELLKDLAEQI, from the coding sequence GTGAATGTCACTTCCACGCTCATCGGCCAGATGATCACCTTTGCGGTCCTCGTCTGGTTCGTTATGCGCTTCCTGTGGAAGCCGTTAAGCCACATGATGGAAGAGCGCAGCAAGCGGATCGCCGATGGCTTGGCGGCCGCTGAGCGCGGGCTGCGCGACCTGGAACTCGCACAGCAGCGCGTGGCGGAGACCTTGCGCGAGGCCAAGACTGGCGCGGCTGAGGTGATCACCCAGGCCCAGCGGCGTGCCGCGGAGATCGTCGATGAGGCCAAGACCGACGCCCGCGAGGAGGGGCAGCGCATCCTGACGACGGCACGCTCCGAGATCGATCAGGAGGTCGCCCGCGCCAAGGAGGAGCTGCGCCGCCAAGTGGCGGGATTGGCGGTGATCGGCGCCGAGCGCATCCTCAAACGGGAGATCGACGCCAAGGTTCACAACGAGCTGCTCAAGGACCTGGCCGAGCAGATCTGA
- a CDS encoding F0F1 ATP synthase subunit alpha — protein MQLNPTEISELIKKRIEGFDAVSEARTEGTVVAITDGIVRIHGLADVMQGEMLEFPGNTFGMALNLQRDSVGAVVLGAYTHISEGDTVKCTGRILEVPVGDGLLGRVVNSLGEPIDGKGPVAYDTTSPIEKVAPGVISRQSVSQPVQTGLKAIDSMVPVGRGQRELIIGDRQTGKTAVAIDAIINQKGTGIKCIYVAIGQKNSSISGVVRKLEEHGAMEHTIVVAAGAADAAALQFIAPYSGCAMGEYFRDKGEDALIVYDDLTKQAWAYRQVSLLLRRPPGREAYPGDVFYLHSRLLERAARVNPGYVEQATGGKVQGRTGSLTALPIIETQAGDVSAFVPTNVISITDGQIFLETDLFNAGIRPAINAGLSVSRVGGAAQTKIIKKLGGGVRLALAQYRELAAFAQFASDLDETTRKQLERGQRVTEVMKQRQYSPLSVAEMAVSLFAANEGYLDDVEISKVVDFEHALHGHMRSSHAGLLERINENPEYSAEVEAALRKALDDFKAHHAW, from the coding sequence ATGCAATTGAACCCCACCGAAATCAGCGAGCTGATCAAGAAACGTATCGAAGGCTTCGATGCGGTCAGCGAGGCACGCACCGAGGGGACGGTGGTCGCGATCACCGACGGTATCGTGCGCATCCATGGCTTGGCGGACGTCATGCAGGGAGAGATGCTCGAGTTTCCGGGCAACACCTTCGGTATGGCGCTCAACCTGCAGCGCGATTCCGTCGGCGCGGTGGTGCTGGGGGCCTATACCCACATCTCTGAGGGCGACACGGTTAAGTGCACCGGCCGTATCTTGGAGGTGCCCGTTGGAGACGGGTTGCTCGGCCGGGTGGTGAACTCCCTGGGTGAGCCCATCGACGGCAAGGGTCCGGTGGCCTACGACACCACTTCGCCGATCGAGAAGGTGGCGCCGGGTGTGATCAGCCGTCAGTCGGTGAGTCAGCCGGTGCAGACCGGTCTGAAGGCCATCGATTCCATGGTGCCCGTCGGGCGTGGTCAGCGCGAGTTGATCATCGGAGACCGCCAGACCGGAAAGACGGCAGTGGCCATTGACGCCATCATCAATCAGAAAGGTACCGGCATTAAGTGCATCTACGTCGCCATCGGACAGAAGAACTCCTCTATTTCCGGGGTGGTGCGCAAGTTGGAGGAACACGGCGCGATGGAACATACCATCGTGGTCGCTGCGGGGGCGGCCGATGCCGCGGCGCTGCAGTTCATCGCCCCCTACTCAGGCTGTGCCATGGGTGAGTACTTCCGCGACAAGGGCGAGGACGCGCTGATCGTCTATGACGACCTCACTAAACAGGCCTGGGCCTATCGACAGGTGTCGCTGTTGCTGCGCCGCCCGCCCGGGCGCGAGGCCTATCCCGGCGATGTATTCTATCTGCACTCGCGGCTGTTGGAGCGCGCGGCGCGGGTCAACCCGGGCTACGTGGAACAGGCCACTGGCGGCAAGGTCCAGGGGCGTACCGGATCCCTGACCGCGCTACCGATCATCGAGACCCAGGCCGGTGACGTCTCGGCCTTCGTACCGACCAACGTGATCTCCATCACCGACGGACAGATTTTTCTGGAAACCGATCTGTTCAACGCCGGTATCCGCCCGGCCATCAACGCAGGGCTGTCGGTGTCGCGTGTAGGCGGTGCTGCCCAGACCAAGATCATCAAAAAGCTCGGCGGCGGGGTGCGGCTCGCCTTGGCCCAATACCGTGAGTTGGCCGCCTTCGCCCAATTCGCCTCGGACCTGGATGAGACGACGCGCAAGCAGTTGGAGCGCGGGCAGCGGGTTACGGAGGTGATGAAACAGCGCCAGTACTCGCCACTGTCTGTCGCCGAGATGGCGGTATCGTTGTTCGCGGCCAACGAGGGCTATCTGGACGACGTTGAGATCAGTAAGGTGGTGGACTTCGAACACGCGCTGCACGGCCATATGCGGTCTAGTCATGCCGGTCTGTTGGAGCGGATCAACGAGAATCCCGAGTACAGCGCGGAGGTCGAAGCGGCCCTGCGCAAGGCGCTGGATGACTTCAAGGCCCACCACGCCTGGTGA
- a CDS encoding 16S rRNA (guanine(527)-N(7))-methyltransferase RsmG → MVFRPPPRAPGASGAGSDPGLTTPEARLSHGLAALGLSPDSSLAPRLLAYLALLAKWNRAYNLTAVEDPLEQVTRHLLDSLAVLPYLPPGHVLDVGSGAGLPGIPLALAAPRRQFQLLDSGLKKTRFLTQVVAELALTNVTVVRERVEDFRPALPPEVIIARAFAPLDRLLEALRHLCRPGVVVLAMKGIYPGADEPPLPAGFALSETHSLQVPGLAAQRHLLRIEPR, encoded by the coding sequence ATGGTGTTCCGACCGCCGCCGCGCGCGCCAGGCGCCTCAGGGGCTGGTTCGGACCCCGGCCTTACCACCCCGGAAGCGCGTCTGTCCCACGGCCTCGCCGCCCTCGGCCTGTCGCCGGACTCCAGCCTCGCGCCGCGCCTGCTGGCCTACCTCGCCCTGCTCGCGAAATGGAACCGGGCCTACAACCTGACCGCGGTGGAGGATCCATTGGAGCAGGTGACCCGTCACCTGCTGGACAGTCTCGCGGTGCTACCGTACCTGCCGCCGGGCCACGTGCTGGACGTGGGCAGCGGTGCCGGTCTTCCGGGTATTCCCCTGGCGCTGGCCGCGCCGCGACGCCAGTTCCAGCTCCTCGACAGCGGCCTCAAGAAGACCCGGTTTCTGACCCAAGTAGTGGCGGAGTTGGCGCTTACCAACGTTACCGTGGTGCGCGAGCGGGTGGAGGATTTCCGGCCCGCGTTGCCCCCGGAGGTGATCATCGCCCGCGCGTTTGCCCCCCTGGACCGGCTCTTGGAGGCGCTCCGGCACCTGTGCCGGCCGGGGGTGGTGGTGCTGGCCATGAAGGGGATCTATCCGGGCGCGGACGAGCCCCCCTTGCCGGCGGGTTTCGCCCTGTCCGAGACCCACAGCCTGCAGGTCCCGGGTCTGGCTGCGCAACGCCACCTGCTGAGGATTGAACCCCGATGA
- a CDS encoding F0F1 ATP synthase subunit delta: MAEDETLGRPYARAVFELARDAGVLPAWSERLAAAARVAENPQFKELIDNPRLTVADVAQVLLDILGDRLDDAGRNLIRVLADNHRLAVLPTLAALYEDYRAAAEGTVEAQLISAYPVEETERHRITAALKARLGREIHLECAIDARLLGGAVVRAGDLVIDGSVRGKLEQLGISLSHS, encoded by the coding sequence ATGGCCGAAGACGAGACCCTAGGCAGACCCTACGCGCGGGCGGTGTTCGAGCTGGCGCGGGACGCGGGGGTGTTGCCCGCGTGGTCTGAGCGGCTGGCGGCCGCTGCGCGGGTGGCGGAGAACCCGCAGTTCAAAGAACTCATCGACAATCCGCGGCTCACGGTCGCGGACGTCGCACAGGTTTTGTTGGACATCCTCGGCGATCGGTTGGACGACGCGGGGCGCAACCTGATCCGCGTGTTGGCGGACAACCACCGTCTCGCTGTGCTGCCGACCCTCGCGGCCCTCTACGAGGACTACCGCGCCGCGGCGGAGGGCACCGTCGAGGCGCAGTTGATCAGCGCCTACCCGGTGGAGGAGACGGAGCGCCACCGGATCACCGCGGCGCTCAAGGCGCGGCTCGGCCGGGAGATCCATTTGGAGTGTGCCATCGACGCGCGGCTGCTGGGCGGAGCCGTGGTGCGCGCCGGCGATCTGGTCATCGACGGATCGGTGCGCGGCAAGCTCGAACAACTGGGCATTAGCCTGAGTCATTCGTGA
- a CDS encoding tRNA uridine-5-carboxymethylaminomethyl(34) synthesis enzyme MnmG has protein sequence MDDPERFDVIVVGGGHAGAEAALAAARLGARTLLLTQNLETLGQMSCNPAIGGIGKGHLVKEIDALGGLMGRAADQAGIQFRVLNASKGPAVRATRAQCDRQLYRQAVRGALESQVNLALFQQGVDDLILEQGRVAGVVTQMGLRFAARAVVLTVGTFLGGRIHVGPAQYEGGRAGDPPANALARRLRELPFRVERLKTGTPPRIDGRTVDFTRMEAQPGDIPVPVFSFLGRAEQHPRQVCCHITRTTERTHDIIRGGLDRSPLYSGAIEGVGPRYCPSIEDKVVRFADRTSHTLFVEPEGLNTHELYPNGISTSLPFDVQRELVCSIPGFEHARITRPGYAIEYDFFDPRDLHGSLETRHVAGLFFAGQINGTTGYEEAAAQGLLAGINAARQVQDREPWCPRRDQAYLGVLVDDLITCGTREPYRMFTSRAEYRLLLREDNADLRLTPLGRELGLVDEARWRAFETKREAIEREQQRLAALVVRPGSALAVALEAYLGQALGRECAALELLRRPELSYDQLTSLSGASPPAADPAVAAQVEVQAKYHGYLSRQEDEIERARRHEALRLPEDLDYGAVRGLSAEVREKLQAGRPANLGQAARLPGVTPAAISLLMVYLRRREGSTTGGGRKRA, from the coding sequence ATGGACGATCCAGAACGCTTCGATGTCATCGTGGTAGGGGGCGGTCACGCTGGGGCTGAGGCGGCCCTGGCGGCGGCGCGCCTCGGCGCCCGTACCCTGTTGCTGACCCAGAATCTGGAAACCCTGGGGCAGATGAGCTGCAATCCGGCCATCGGCGGGATCGGCAAGGGCCATCTGGTAAAGGAGATCGACGCCCTTGGGGGTCTCATGGGCCGTGCCGCAGACCAAGCGGGCATCCAGTTCCGGGTGCTGAACGCCAGCAAGGGGCCGGCGGTGCGTGCCACCCGTGCCCAGTGCGATCGCCAACTCTACCGGCAGGCCGTGCGTGGCGCCCTGGAGTCCCAAGTCAACCTGGCGTTGTTTCAGCAGGGGGTGGACGACCTGATTCTGGAGCAGGGCCGGGTGGCCGGAGTGGTGACCCAGATGGGGTTGCGCTTCGCCGCTCGCGCCGTGGTGCTCACGGTGGGGACGTTCCTGGGTGGGCGTATCCATGTGGGACCGGCCCAGTACGAGGGGGGGCGCGCCGGTGATCCGCCGGCCAACGCCCTGGCGCGACGCCTGCGCGAACTGCCGTTTCGGGTCGAGCGGCTCAAGACCGGCACGCCGCCGCGCATCGACGGGCGCACCGTGGACTTCACGCGGATGGAGGCTCAGCCCGGCGACATCCCGGTGCCGGTGTTCTCGTTCCTGGGGCGGGCGGAACAGCATCCGCGCCAGGTGTGCTGTCACATCACCCGCACCACCGAACGTACCCACGACATCATCCGCGGTGGGCTGGATCGCTCGCCGCTGTACAGCGGTGCCATCGAAGGCGTGGGTCCGCGCTACTGCCCGTCCATCGAGGACAAGGTGGTGCGCTTCGCGGACCGGACGTCCCACACCTTGTTCGTGGAGCCCGAAGGGCTGAATACCCACGAGCTTTACCCCAACGGGATCTCCACCAGCCTGCCGTTCGACGTGCAGCGCGAACTGGTGTGCTCCATCCCCGGTTTCGAGCACGCGCGGATCACCCGGCCCGGTTACGCCATCGAGTACGACTTCTTCGATCCCCGAGACCTGCATGGGTCCCTGGAGACCCGGCATGTCGCGGGGCTGTTCTTCGCCGGGCAGATCAACGGCACCACCGGTTACGAAGAGGCCGCCGCGCAGGGCCTGCTGGCCGGCATCAACGCGGCCCGCCAAGTCCAGGACCGGGAGCCCTGGTGTCCGCGCCGGGACCAGGCTTATCTAGGGGTGCTGGTGGACGACCTGATTACCTGCGGGACCCGGGAACCCTACCGAATGTTCACCAGTCGCGCCGAGTACCGCCTGCTGCTGCGGGAGGACAATGCGGATCTGCGTCTCACCCCGCTGGGGCGTGAGCTGGGGCTGGTGGACGAGGCGCGCTGGCGCGCCTTCGAGACCAAGCGGGAGGCCATTGAGCGCGAACAGCAGCGGCTGGCGGCGCTCGTGGTACGGCCCGGTAGTGCGTTGGCGGTGGCCCTGGAGGCGTATCTGGGTCAAGCCCTGGGCCGGGAGTGTGCGGCGCTGGAGTTGTTGCGCCGGCCAGAACTCAGCTATGACCAACTCACCTCCCTGTCCGGCGCCAGCCCTCCGGCGGCGGACCCGGCGGTGGCGGCGCAGGTGGAGGTTCAAGCCAAGTACCATGGCTACTTGTCCCGTCAGGAGGACGAGATAGAGCGGGCGCGGCGCCACGAGGCCCTGCGGTTACCGGAGGATCTGGACTACGGCGCGGTGCGCGGGTTGTCGGCGGAGGTGCGCGAGAAGCTCCAGGCCGGCCGTCCCGCCAACCTCGGTCAGGCGGCCCGTTTGCCGGGGGTTACCCCCGCGGCCATCTCCCTGTTGATGGTGTATTTGCGCCGGCGGGAGGGTAGCACGACCGGCGGCGGCCGCAAGCGCGCCTGA
- a CDS encoding F0F1 ATP synthase subunit C, with amino-acid sequence MTADANLTNLVTMIYANTALGVGVMLAAAGLGSALGWGLICAKYMEGVARQPEMMPTLRIQMFITAGLMESFPFIVLAFAMWFVFANPFVVAARAQLGG; translated from the coding sequence ATGACTGCCGATGCGAATCTGACCAACCTGGTAACCATGATCTACGCCAACACCGCGCTAGGTGTAGGCGTGATGCTGGCCGCCGCCGGCCTCGGCTCGGCGCTCGGCTGGGGCTTGATCTGTGCCAAATATATGGAGGGCGTTGCGCGTCAGCCTGAGATGATGCCCACGCTGCGGATCCAAATGTTCATCACTGCCGGTTTGATGGAATCGTTCCCCTTCATCGTACTGGCATTCGCCATGTGGTTCGTGTTTGCCAACCCATTCGTTGTGGCGGCCCGTGCGCAACTCGGCGGCTAA
- a CDS encoding chromosome partitioning protein — MGRIIAIANQKGGVGKTTTCVNLAASLAAAKRRVLLIDLDPQGNATMGCGIDKREVIHSTCDVLLGDAQVDQAALTLEAAGFDVLPANDDLTAAEVQLMGAQHREQRLSQILATVRDRYDYLFIDCPPALNILTLNALTAARGVIVPMQCEYYALEGLSSLMNTITQVQKTVNPALELEGLLRTMYDTRNNLANEVSEQLKLHFGDKVYNTVIPRNVRLAEAPSHGLPVLLYDRTSRGALAYLTLAGEMLRRQRITPETVEMAHNGG, encoded by the coding sequence ATGGGCAGAATCATCGCCATCGCCAACCAGAAGGGGGGGGTCGGCAAGACCACCACCTGCGTCAATCTGGCCGCCTCCCTGGCGGCGGCCAAGCGGCGCGTCCTCCTGATCGACCTGGACCCCCAGGGCAACGCCACCATGGGTTGCGGGATCGACAAGCGCGAGGTGATCCACAGCACCTGCGACGTGCTGCTGGGGGATGCCCAGGTGGATCAGGCCGCGCTGACCCTGGAGGCCGCCGGGTTCGATGTGTTGCCCGCCAACGATGACCTGACCGCGGCGGAAGTGCAGCTCATGGGTGCCCAGCACCGCGAGCAGCGCCTGAGCCAGATCCTGGCCACGGTCCGAGACCGCTACGATTACTTATTCATTGATTGCCCGCCGGCACTCAACATCCTGACCCTCAACGCCCTGACCGCGGCGCGCGGGGTCATCGTGCCGATGCAGTGCGAGTACTACGCCCTGGAGGGGCTGTCCTCCCTCATGAACACCATCACCCAGGTCCAGAAGACCGTGAACCCGGCACTGGAACTGGAAGGTCTGTTGCGTACCATGTACGACACGCGCAACAACCTTGCCAACGAGGTTTCCGAGCAACTCAAGCTGCACTTCGGCGATAAGGTGTACAACACGGTGATTCCGCGCAACGTGCGCCTCGCCGAGGCACCCAGCCATGGGTTGCCGGTGTTGCTGTATGATAGGACCTCGCGCGGAGCCCTCGCATACCTCACCCTGGCGGGCGAGATGCTCCGGCGTCAGCGCATCACCCCCGAAACGGTGGAAATGGCCCACAATGGTGGCTAA